One segment of Trichlorobacter ammonificans DNA contains the following:
- a CDS encoding Na+/H+ antiporter subunit B, translating into MHSLILATAIRLLLPLMLIFSLFLLLRGHNEPGGGFVGGLVVAAAFALYTLAHGEKEGRRMLRVEPLRLVTVGLVTALVSGLLPMLAGFPFLTALWSSVPAPVIGHAGTPLLFDLGVYLLVAGMALLIIFTLMEE; encoded by the coding sequence ATGCATTCACTGATCCTGGCTACCGCCATCCGGTTGCTGCTGCCGCTGATGCTGATTTTCTCACTTTTTCTGCTGCTGCGGGGGCACAACGAACCGGGGGGCGGCTTCGTGGGCGGGTTGGTGGTGGCCGCCGCCTTTGCACTCTATACCCTGGCGCACGGGGAAAAGGAGGGGCGGCGGATGCTGCGGGTGGAGCCGCTACGGCTGGTGACGGTGGGGTTGGTCACGGCGTTGGTGAGCGGTTTGCTGCCGATGCTGGCGGGATTCCCTTTTCTGACCGCGCTCTGGAGTTCCGTGCCGGCGCCGGTTATCGGCCATGCCGGTACTCCCCTGCTGTTCGATCTGGGAGTTTATCTGCTGGTGGCCGGTATGGCACTGCTGATCATTTTTACCCTGATGGAGGAATAA